From Segatella copri, the proteins below share one genomic window:
- a CDS encoding RagB/SusD family nutrient uptake outer membrane protein: MNIKNIKTYILSGILALSMSSCLDKYPEDSIRMDQAINTVDDMDKLVYGIYDSFKSSALYSGNLTILPDLQADFVYCVKGYSNAYGDIYRWKDIKATNTDIESVYGALYGVINNANFLLDNVDKVKANTNSDKELDKLEQYQGEAYFARALAYSELIKCFCKAYDSDEQAEKELGVVLTEHYYGNEPQKRASLKESYDFVLRDLDKAAEYLKVDEDFTGSLYNEIYFNEYTCHALRARISLYMHKYDDAIKYASKVIGSKYYTLEKASSNTYSNQVNDYKYIWTYGDSREAIWKVGFTVNSYGGALGTIFDNYNYVTYRPDYVPETWVINSFDANDLRAAAIFTTRVTGYEHGLQWPLLSKYFGDAEFRSNNILHVHQPMVFRLSEQYLIRAEAYAMKEEYGKAGKDISTLRIARYSSYGGNTSMSESNAMKIIEAERVKELYMEGFRLNDLKRWHKGFERKAADQPAANFVQSSLKVEKDDPLFVWPIPQHELEAPGSEIQPNESNK; the protein is encoded by the coding sequence ATGAATATCAAAAATATAAAGACATACATCCTGTCGGGAATCCTAGCCCTCTCGATGTCTTCCTGTCTTGATAAGTATCCTGAGGATTCTATCCGCATGGACCAGGCTATCAACACGGTGGACGACATGGACAAGCTGGTGTACGGTATCTACGACAGTTTCAAGAGCAGCGCCCTCTATTCGGGCAATCTGACTATCCTGCCAGATCTGCAGGCAGACTTCGTGTACTGCGTGAAGGGCTACTCTAATGCCTATGGCGATATCTACCGTTGGAAAGATATCAAGGCTACCAACACCGACATCGAGTCGGTATATGGTGCGCTTTATGGTGTTATCAACAATGCCAACTTCCTGCTCGATAATGTAGATAAGGTAAAGGCAAACACCAACAGTGATAAGGAACTCGACAAGCTGGAGCAGTATCAGGGCGAGGCTTATTTCGCCCGTGCCCTGGCTTACTCAGAGTTGATCAAGTGTTTCTGCAAGGCTTACGATAGCGATGAGCAGGCAGAGAAGGAACTCGGCGTTGTACTTACAGAGCACTATTACGGCAATGAGCCACAGAAGAGAGCCAGTCTGAAGGAATCATACGATTTCGTATTGAGAGACCTTGACAAGGCTGCTGAGTATCTGAAGGTAGACGAAGACTTCACAGGAAGTCTCTACAATGAGATTTACTTCAACGAGTATACCTGTCATGCCTTACGTGCGCGCATATCCTTATATATGCACAAGTACGATGATGCCATCAAGTATGCATCTAAGGTAATCGGCAGTAAGTATTATACATTGGAGAAGGCTTCTTCCAACACCTATTCAAACCAGGTGAACGATTACAAGTATATCTGGACCTATGGTGATTCGCGTGAGGCTATCTGGAAGGTAGGTTTTACCGTGAACAGCTATGGCGGTGCACTGGGTACCATCTTCGATAACTACAACTATGTAACTTATCGTCCAGACTATGTGCCAGAGACATGGGTCATCAACTCATTCGACGCCAATGACCTCCGTGCTGCAGCCATCTTCACAACCCGTGTAACAGGTTATGAGCACGGTTTGCAATGGCCTTTGCTGAGCAAGTATTTCGGCGATGCAGAATTCCGGAGCAACAATATCCTGCATGTTCACCAGCCAATGGTATTCCGTCTGTCAGAGCAGTATCTGATACGTGCTGAGGCTTACGCAATGAAGGAGGAATATGGCAAGGCAGGTAAGGACATCTCTACCTTGCGTATAGCCCGCTACTCATCTTATGGTGGTAACACCTCGATGAGCGAGAGCAACGCCATGAAGATAATCGAGGCAGAGCGCGTGAAGGAACTCTATATGGAAGGCTTCCGTCTGAACGACCTCAAACGCTGGCACAAGGGATTTGAGCGTAAGGCTGCCGACCAGCCTGCTGCCAACTTCGTGCAGAGCAGTCTGAAGGTTGAAAAGGATGACCCTCTCTTTGTCTGGCCAATTCCTCAGCATGAGCTTGAGGCACCAGGTTCTGAGATTCAGCCTAATGAAAGTAACAAATAA
- a CDS encoding DUF4984 domain-containing protein → MKKIMMGCLAAVAALIALVSCSQDYTTYAGPSHIMFSDTLYQYAVQESNEVFNVPVSATEKADYDRTFGVEVVDKQSNAIEGKHYRILNNTVTIKAGEMVGNVKVQGIYDNIGKTDSLGFTLKLVIPEKYNWTDLYKDYAHVVMQKSCPFDIHNFSGWCMVTSTFYSKYLNNVNNRLIKTEVVEGEENTVLLKDVYYKGYNLKLKFSTKNILEPKVEMDDQIAGETGEAFGTIYGDGKLRISQPSLYTSYYNTCQNYVLQYVTMSVDNKDGSTYGNVGTFITMYEWISDAEAEKLKEQGY, encoded by the coding sequence ATGAAGAAAATAATGATGGGATGTTTGGCAGCCGTAGCTGCACTCATCGCTCTTGTGAGTTGTTCACAGGATTATACCACTTATGCTGGTCCAAGTCATATCATGTTCTCTGATACGCTCTATCAGTATGCTGTACAGGAAAGCAATGAGGTTTTCAATGTGCCTGTATCTGCAACCGAAAAAGCTGACTACGACCGCACCTTCGGCGTGGAGGTAGTAGACAAGCAGAGCAATGCCATCGAGGGTAAGCATTACCGCATCCTCAACAACACCGTTACAATCAAGGCGGGCGAGATGGTAGGAAATGTGAAGGTTCAGGGTATCTATGATAACATCGGCAAGACCGACTCGCTCGGCTTCACCCTGAAACTGGTGATTCCGGAGAAGTATAACTGGACAGATCTCTATAAGGACTATGCCCACGTGGTAATGCAGAAGTCTTGTCCTTTCGATATCCACAACTTCTCTGGCTGGTGCATGGTAACATCTACCTTCTACAGCAAGTATCTGAACAACGTAAACAACCGTCTGATCAAGACCGAGGTAGTGGAAGGCGAGGAGAATACCGTTCTGCTGAAGGATGTTTACTATAAGGGCTACAACCTGAAGTTGAAGTTCAGCACCAAGAACATTCTTGAGCCAAAGGTAGAGATGGACGATCAGATAGCTGGTGAAACCGGCGAGGCGTTCGGTACCATCTATGGAGACGGCAAGTTGCGCATCAGCCAGCCTTCTCTCTATACCTCTTATTATAACACCTGCCAGAACTATGTATTGCAGTATGTCACCATGAGTGTTGACAACAAGGATGGTTCAACCTACGGCAACGTAGGAACCTTCATCACCATGTATGAATGGATCAGCGATGCAGAGGCAGAGAAATTGAAAGAACAAGGATATTAA
- a CDS encoding DUF5003 domain-containing protein — protein sequence MKTLISKYWLVLMALVSVTLFTACSSDDDDAVTPVFPQVQTISGEAGEVKEFTFEANESWSLSSDKIWCKLVGEKADAFVLNGTAGKQTIKVKITADDASDDMSVAQLFLNMGGQKVAIAEVTRSAAGYKLQVFDAAGNDITETGITVGYNVYTKFTVKSNYRFAVTNTPAWVDLEGGFLVGTPNEAVVGGVAFKENQGVSAKYAIAKDGNYTITFTSEDGKAAVTIPVIYNGMTTSTMDVTYPTSSQWAVWNVSLDGKVFTQNGSSLNGGDTNAFTFYNFVPFTLKTLGDAYQLVVFDKKEDGLREETSGAVKLQGEKGDVKLTIDALSSGSREFLVYALPQSVFESLENGLDGMLEEDFMTVKSDYDRYFLMDVVQKKENKGDSEVTAPIVTSMGMNVDCALTTNDDFKSYAEGFFSYTGKEVFESTVYGGYVAIYPQIDGWDPTAGATVVIYDGTGNPVDVKNYEVGQDEKGIYVGLNADKLAYPIFAGFNNMQGVCQRVVFINNMGFRSKRK from the coding sequence ATGAAAACATTGATTTCAAAATATTGGCTCGTATTGATGGCGCTGGTATCAGTGACTCTGTTCACAGCTTGTTCCAGCGATGACGACGATGCCGTAACTCCTGTGTTCCCACAGGTACAGACTATCTCCGGTGAAGCTGGCGAAGTGAAAGAGTTTACTTTCGAAGCTAACGAGAGCTGGAGCCTTTCTTCAGACAAAATCTGGTGTAAACTGGTGGGCGAGAAAGCAGACGCCTTCGTACTCAACGGTACTGCAGGCAAGCAGACCATCAAGGTTAAGATTACTGCTGATGATGCCAGCGATGATATGAGCGTGGCTCAGCTCTTCCTGAATATGGGTGGTCAGAAGGTTGCCATCGCTGAGGTTACGCGTTCGGCTGCCGGCTATAAGTTGCAGGTATTCGATGCGGCTGGCAATGATATCACCGAGACAGGTATCACTGTAGGTTACAATGTATACACCAAGTTTACCGTAAAGTCAAACTACCGTTTTGCGGTTACCAATACTCCAGCTTGGGTAGACTTGGAAGGCGGTTTCCTGGTAGGTACACCTAACGAGGCTGTTGTTGGCGGTGTTGCCTTCAAGGAGAATCAGGGCGTAAGTGCTAAGTATGCCATCGCTAAGGACGGCAACTACACCATCACCTTCACTTCTGAGGATGGCAAGGCTGCTGTAACCATACCTGTTATCTATAATGGTATGACCACCAGCACCATGGATGTTACTTATCCAACCTCTTCACAGTGGGCAGTATGGAATGTATCTCTTGATGGTAAGGTGTTCACTCAGAATGGTTCTAGCCTGAATGGCGGTGATACCAACGCTTTCACCTTCTACAACTTCGTTCCTTTCACCCTCAAGACCTTGGGTGATGCTTATCAGCTGGTAGTCTTCGATAAAAAGGAAGATGGTCTGCGCGAGGAAACATCCGGCGCTGTGAAGTTGCAGGGTGAGAAGGGTGACGTTAAACTTACTATTGATGCCTTGAGCAGCGGAAGCCGTGAGTTCCTGGTTTATGCATTGCCACAGAGCGTATTCGAGAGTCTGGAGAATGGACTCGACGGAATGCTGGAGGAAGACTTCATGACAGTGAAGAGCGATTACGACCGCTACTTCCTGATGGATGTTGTACAGAAGAAAGAAAATAAGGGCGATTCTGAGGTTACTGCTCCGATTGTTACCAGCATGGGTATGAATGTAGATTGTGCCTTGACAACCAATGATGACTTTAAGTCATATGCTGAGGGCTTCTTCAGTTATACTGGTAAAGAAGTATTTGAATCAACAGTTTATGGTGGTTATGTAGCCATTTATCCTCAGATTGACGGATGGGATCCTACAGCTGGAGCAACCGTAGTCATTTACGATGGTACAGGAAACCCTGTTGATGTTAAAAACTACGAGGTAGGACAGGACGAAAAGGGTATCTATGTTGGCTTGAATGCCGATAAGCTCGCTTATCCTATCTTTGCAGGTTTCAACAACATGCAGGGAGTATGCCAGCGAGTAGTCTTTATCAATAATATGGGATTTAGAAGCAAGAGAAAGTAA
- a CDS encoding DUF4458 domain-containing protein, whose translation MNRMKIFSKALLLLLVSLLTFAATSCSDDETGGWDGTYGYVQFKLSKKVSSRATRAAALDKLEKLDDAKKIKVVMEHNGTTVSQTLVLNSYNSENAEYGLRSEKLQLASGTYTVIGFYLYDAVDEELLASSAGETFTVVGGGLEVQNLMVETVERGKVKFNLVKEWEKTRAGGTEYLFSNIRLVDVSVTNLFTRETYTFPELKVKYKESSVEHQNPDNENDKYMDTGTAYCDTTVWLPAGTYQVTSYTTYGKTGAVKTKYETQPVKGEAFIIEDNQLNDKAQVPILLSKTKEYIKDYEALKAIWESLQGKEWSFYGDATFKGANWNFNKELDMWGDQPGVTLNSNGRVIGLIIAGFGAKGIVPDAIGQLTELQVLNLGSHDEKIGANIFNDYDANSLTAAKKSSMRHDYENKFLKYDPRANMSEMIVKSYNSDPKVAPKNRIKKDSRINLKDAQIGTLTNKIKGVSKAIYRLTKLQQFYIGNSSITYDEVCARFYNADDPVYGKFAKEFKDEDWDKMENLTDIELYNCPKISRIPDFYYNLPKLQAMNLARCKGISANQLRNDWTRLANEKTGKTLQILYMSYNNLEEFPESSALSKMVNLGLLDLAYNNIKKLHPFGSEVALSSLYLNNNQIEEVPANLCAFTDDVESLTFAHNKLKKIPNIFDASSVREMGSVDFSYNEITGVDKSHGTYKGINAASVSLSNNKIEKFPSELFTAGSPITTIDLSGNQMRTIPKGSIKGKKAYLLQVIDLRFNKLTSLSDDFRSTTLPYITNMDLSYNCFTEVPTQPLNSAVLRAFAINHQRDENNDQRCLRTWPTGITTCPSLIQFQIGSNDIRKVEETLTPHLYILNIADNPNISIDVTSVCAYIKAGMYKLFYDKNQDIRGCDALDLEN comes from the coding sequence ATGAACAGAATGAAAATATTTTCAAAGGCTCTCTTGTTGCTCTTGGTCTCTCTCCTGACCTTTGCAGCAACAAGTTGCTCGGATGATGAGACCGGAGGCTGGGACGGCACATACGGATATGTGCAGTTCAAGCTCAGCAAGAAGGTTTCTTCAAGAGCTACCCGTGCTGCTGCCCTTGACAAACTTGAGAAATTGGATGATGCCAAGAAAATCAAGGTGGTCATGGAGCACAACGGTACAACTGTCTCTCAGACACTGGTGCTCAATTCTTATAATTCAGAGAATGCAGAGTATGGTCTGAGAAGTGAAAAACTGCAACTCGCTTCGGGTACTTACACCGTCATCGGTTTCTATCTCTATGATGCTGTAGACGAGGAGTTGCTGGCTTCTTCTGCCGGCGAAACATTCACTGTAGTAGGTGGCGGTCTGGAAGTACAGAACCTCATGGTGGAGACTGTGGAGCGTGGTAAGGTGAAGTTCAATCTCGTGAAGGAGTGGGAGAAGACTCGTGCCGGTGGTACAGAATATCTCTTCTCTAACATTCGTCTCGTTGACGTCAGCGTAACCAACCTCTTTACCCGTGAGACCTATACTTTCCCTGAACTGAAGGTGAAATATAAGGAGTCTAGCGTAGAGCATCAGAATCCTGACAATGAGAACGATAAGTATATGGACACAGGTACTGCTTACTGCGATACTACCGTATGGTTGCCTGCCGGTACTTATCAGGTTACCTCTTATACTACCTACGGCAAGACAGGTGCGGTGAAGACCAAGTATGAGACCCAGCCTGTAAAGGGTGAGGCTTTCATTATAGAGGACAATCAGCTCAATGATAAAGCGCAGGTGCCTATCCTCCTTTCCAAGACTAAGGAGTATATCAAGGACTATGAGGCTTTGAAGGCTATCTGGGAATCTCTCCAGGGTAAGGAGTGGAGCTTCTATGGCGATGCTACCTTCAAGGGAGCTAACTGGAACTTCAACAAGGAACTCGATATGTGGGGCGACCAGCCGGGCGTAACCCTCAACAGCAACGGCCGTGTCATCGGTCTTATCATCGCCGGTTTCGGTGCAAAGGGAATCGTACCTGATGCCATCGGACAGCTGACAGAACTCCAGGTGCTCAACCTCGGTTCTCACGATGAGAAGATTGGTGCCAACATCTTCAATGATTATGATGCAAACAGTCTGACTGCTGCAAAGAAGAGCAGCATGCGTCACGACTATGAGAACAAGTTCCTGAAGTATGACCCACGTGCTAACATGTCGGAGATGATTGTAAAAAGCTACAACTCAGATCCTAAGGTGGCACCGAAGAACAGAATCAAGAAGGACAGCCGCATCAACCTGAAGGATGCACAGATCGGTACATTGACCAACAAGATTAAAGGTGTATCTAAGGCCATCTACCGTCTGACTAAGTTGCAGCAGTTCTATATCGGTAACTCTTCTATCACATACGATGAGGTTTGTGCGAGGTTCTACAATGCTGATGATCCTGTTTATGGTAAGTTTGCGAAGGAGTTTAAGGATGAGGATTGGGACAAGATGGAAAACCTGACCGATATCGAGCTTTACAACTGTCCGAAGATCAGTCGCATTCCAGACTTCTACTATAATCTCCCTAAATTGCAGGCGATGAACCTGGCACGATGCAAGGGCATCTCTGCCAACCAGTTGAGAAACGACTGGACCCGTCTGGCTAACGAGAAGACCGGTAAGACTCTCCAGATTCTCTATATGAGTTACAACAACCTGGAGGAGTTCCCTGAGTCATCTGCCTTGAGCAAGATGGTGAACCTCGGTCTGCTCGACCTGGCTTACAACAACATCAAGAAGTTGCATCCGTTCGGTTCTGAGGTAGCGCTTTCTTCACTCTATCTGAACAACAACCAGATTGAGGAGGTTCCTGCTAATCTCTGTGCCTTTACAGATGATGTAGAAAGTCTGACTTTCGCTCATAACAAACTGAAGAAGATTCCGAATATCTTCGATGCAAGTTCTGTTCGCGAGATGGGTTCTGTAGACTTCTCTTACAACGAGATTACAGGTGTAGATAAGAGTCATGGTACCTACAAGGGTATTAATGCAGCTTCAGTCAGTCTGTCAAACAATAAAATAGAGAAGTTCCCTTCAGAGCTGTTTACAGCCGGTTCGCCAATCACAACCATCGATTTGAGCGGCAACCAGATGCGTACTATCCCTAAGGGTTCCATCAAGGGCAAGAAGGCTTATCTGCTGCAGGTCATCGACCTCCGATTCAACAAGTTGACATCCCTCTCTGATGACTTCCGCTCAACTACATTGCCATACATTACCAATATGGACTTGAGCTACAACTGCTTCACCGAGGTGCCAACCCAGCCATTGAACAGTGCCGTGCTCCGTGCCTTTGCCATCAACCACCAGCGTGATGAGAATAACGACCAGCGTTGCCTGCGTACATGGCCTACAGGAATCACAACCTGTCCGAGCCTGATCCAGTTCCAGATTGGTTCCAACGATATCCGTAAGGTAGAAGAGACACTGACCCCTCACCTTTATATCCTGAATATCGCAGATAACCCTAACATCTCTATCGATGTAACCAGCGTCTGCGCATACATCAAGGCAGGTATGTATAAGCTGTTCTACGACAAGAATCAGGACATCCGCGGTTGCGATGCTTTGGATCTCGAAAATTAA
- a CDS encoding BACON domain-containing protein codes for MKYIKKLTWLLVLGAGLMTASCSDSDDVDIPGGLAIDKEQIEIAAEGGSEQLAIAASQNWVANVDEPWLMLTPANGVGSTTATVVVDSTLMNGRRTTDIVFIGDNGQRRTVSVKQFGYGKQIDIKEPTVEIENSESYDKRAFESLISANVECKIGKIEYSFEGDMTDAEKAENESEREGWLLNSKDEDKLTGTNLGIVLDRKARPRSVKFKFRWAMNVVPAVRVAKVHLVPVKAEDQLVDADGKPIDDVILTVRQKAAPKIEDNRAGDSLSVIMINQKLGSIATFDSSDNMRNWSGVTLWEATDDFVKAHPEALGRVRSVKFSMFNLKSGETLPKEVGNLKFLESFSVAANENNQIREVNLGDEICSLKYLKNLTVQAYGLTQLPTNFVKLGKSLETLNLVSNNFNKLSDITNIVNEKNFPKLRNLILYAQRRTDVVTNIASLGEMNASGVYVYNNYPIGLYGKVNAGTADRQALLKLLTWDKLNTLELSYCFLEGELPTDEEMTEALEAAGKATRYSKSDFSTNKADYLDKLVGDTCKWLLSGWDNPVTCKHKDGSVVYEDVYPLQVPRVLPNCRQLSLNLNFLTGAVPKWILYHPHLVEWTPSIMIFNQQPKGKNSDGAAVGFSNMTEDSYSYDYYYGTSDPGSKWEVPGVAYPLYYRKYVAAGDINEAALMAKYRRTKKK; via the coding sequence ATGAAATATATTAAGAAACTTACATGGCTCCTCGTTCTGGGTGCAGGTCTGATGACTGCATCCTGCAGCGATAGCGATGATGTAGATATCCCAGGCGGACTCGCCATCGACAAGGAGCAGATTGAAATAGCAGCTGAGGGCGGTAGCGAACAGCTTGCCATTGCTGCCTCACAGAATTGGGTGGCTAACGTGGATGAGCCTTGGCTGATGCTCACTCCTGCCAATGGCGTGGGTTCTACTACTGCAACTGTGGTAGTTGACTCTACTCTGATGAACGGACGCCGTACTACCGATATCGTCTTTATCGGCGATAACGGTCAGCGCCGCACCGTTTCCGTAAAACAGTTTGGTTATGGTAAGCAGATTGACATCAAGGAACCAACTGTAGAAATCGAAAATTCAGAATCATACGATAAGCGTGCTTTCGAGAGTTTGATTTCTGCCAATGTAGAATGCAAAATCGGTAAGATAGAGTATTCTTTCGAGGGTGATATGACTGATGCCGAGAAGGCAGAAAACGAGAGCGAGCGTGAAGGTTGGCTTCTGAATAGTAAGGATGAGGATAAACTGACAGGTACCAATCTCGGAATCGTACTTGATAGAAAGGCGCGTCCTCGCAGCGTGAAGTTCAAGTTCCGCTGGGCGATGAACGTGGTTCCTGCCGTTCGTGTGGCTAAGGTTCATCTCGTGCCAGTCAAGGCTGAAGACCAGCTGGTAGATGCAGATGGCAAACCTATAGATGATGTCATCCTGACCGTTCGTCAGAAGGCAGCACCTAAGATTGAGGACAACCGTGCCGGTGACTCTCTCTCTGTCATCATGATCAACCAGAAACTGGGTAGCATTGCTACCTTCGATTCCAGCGATAACATGCGAAACTGGAGCGGCGTAACGCTCTGGGAAGCTACTGATGATTTCGTGAAAGCTCATCCTGAGGCTTTAGGACGTGTACGTTCTGTCAAGTTCAGCATGTTCAACCTCAAGAGTGGCGAAACTCTTCCTAAGGAAGTGGGCAACCTCAAGTTCCTGGAGTCATTCTCTGTTGCTGCCAACGAGAACAACCAGATTCGTGAGGTGAACCTCGGTGATGAAATCTGCTCGCTGAAGTATCTGAAGAATCTTACCGTTCAGGCTTACGGTCTGACTCAGTTGCCTACTAACTTTGTTAAGCTGGGCAAGAGTCTTGAAACGCTCAACCTGGTAAGTAACAACTTCAACAAGTTGTCGGATATCACCAATATCGTCAACGAGAAGAACTTCCCTAAGTTGCGTAACCTCATTCTCTACGCACAGCGCCGTACGGATGTTGTCACCAACATCGCTTCGCTGGGCGAAATGAATGCATCAGGCGTCTATGTTTATAATAACTATCCTATCGGACTGTATGGTAAGGTAAATGCCGGAACCGCAGACCGCCAGGCGCTTCTCAAGCTCCTGACATGGGATAAGTTGAATACACTGGAGTTGTCTTACTGCTTCCTGGAGGGTGAACTTCCTACCGATGAAGAGATGACTGAGGCACTGGAGGCTGCCGGCAAGGCTACCCGATACAGCAAGTCTGACTTCTCTACCAATAAGGCTGATTATCTCGACAAACTGGTAGGTGATACCTGTAAATGGTTGCTCTCTGGCTGGGATAATCCAGTAACTTGCAAGCACAAGGATGGTTCTGTAGTTTATGAGGATGTTTATCCTCTCCAGGTGCCACGTGTATTGCCAAACTGCCGTCAGTTGTCACTCAACCTTAACTTCCTGACAGGTGCGGTGCCAAAGTGGATTCTTTATCATCCACATCTGGTAGAATGGACTCCTTCTATCATGATCTTCAACCAGCAGCCTAAGGGTAAGAATAGCGATGGCGCTGCCGTTGGTTTCTCTAATATGACAGAAGACAGCTACAGCTACGACTACTATTACGGAACCAGCGACCCAGGTAGCAAGTGGGAGGTTCCGGGTGTAGCTTATCCGCTCTACTACCGCAAATACGTGGCAGCAGGCGATATTAATGAAGCTGCGCTGATGGCAAAGTACAGGAGAACTAAGAAAAAGTAA
- a CDS encoding subtilase family N-terminal domain-containing protein: MKKKFFYIAMVALALTGCSDSLSTIGSSDDNSEITIPADAEAGELLIKFSPEMSDILDQAQLSKTRAGKATRSGIPSTDEVLDILGSYSFERVFPVDANTEARTREAGLHLWYTVKFNKGTDLKAAAERLKQLGEISKVQTNGRIKRAYNTDSKRIYLSDKALQQKSTRAAAGGEPNDPGFASQWHYRNLGEGNYDFENLNNNHVGAKAGCDVNALEAWKTCTGDPSIIVAILDEGVMYTHPDLAANMWCNPGESVQGAKTDGDGNGYEGDLHGYNFVTESGDITWTDANDSGHGTHVAGTIAAVNNNRRGVCGVAGGDGTPNSGVKIMSCQVFSGQNSVTLAGEARAIKYAADNGAVILQCSWGYNSSESSIINGYTPGPATEKEWAETYPLEKEALDYFINNAGSPNGVIDGGIPVFAAGNEYAGNPAFPGAYSKCVCVSSVAADFTPACYTDFGSLVTLSAPGGDLEYYSKIGEQEDEYWAETTTEQKGAVLSTMIKNGQPAYGYMEGTSMACPHVSGVAALGLAYAAKTNRHYRAADFVALMKKSVKELDSHYQNGATKTYYMNHTTVGASPEIVQLSKYIGKMGAGLIDAAKLLNKIKNKELSSDMKLPNVYVGIEKTVSLNLAAYFAGQTEKFSCSVVNGSVASASVDGKTLIVKGLAAGSTSLTVTAADGTSQTVVVTVRKSAGNNGWM; the protein is encoded by the coding sequence ATGAAGAAAAAGTTTTTCTATATAGCAATGGTCGCATTGGCATTGACGGGCTGTTCTGACAGCCTGTCAACCATCGGCTCTTCTGACGACAATTCAGAAATCACCATCCCTGCAGATGCTGAGGCGGGTGAACTGCTGATTAAGTTCAGTCCGGAAATGAGCGATATCCTCGACCAGGCACAACTGAGCAAGACCCGCGCCGGAAAGGCTACCCGTTCGGGTATTCCTTCTACCGACGAGGTGCTCGACATCCTGGGAAGCTACAGCTTCGAGCGTGTGTTCCCGGTAGATGCAAATACTGAGGCAAGAACCCGCGAGGCGGGACTCCACCTCTGGTATACGGTGAAGTTTAACAAGGGTACAGACCTGAAGGCGGCTGCCGAGCGCCTGAAGCAGTTGGGTGAAATCTCAAAGGTTCAGACCAACGGTCGCATCAAGCGTGCTTACAATACCGACAGCAAGCGTATCTATCTCAGCGATAAGGCACTTCAGCAGAAGTCTACCCGCGCAGCAGCCGGGGGCGAGCCAAACGACCCAGGCTTTGCCAGCCAGTGGCACTACCGTAACCTGGGTGAGGGCAACTATGACTTTGAGAACCTCAACAATAATCACGTGGGTGCTAAGGCTGGATGTGACGTGAATGCACTTGAGGCATGGAAGACCTGTACAGGCGATCCTTCTATCATCGTGGCTATTCTCGATGAGGGCGTGATGTATACGCACCCTGATTTGGCAGCCAATATGTGGTGCAACCCGGGCGAAAGTGTTCAGGGTGCCAAGACTGACGGCGACGGAAACGGTTATGAGGGCGACCTTCATGGCTACAACTTCGTAACCGAGAGCGGCGATATTACCTGGACTGATGCCAACGATTCTGGTCATGGTACTCACGTAGCTGGTACCATTGCAGCCGTAAATAATAATCGTAGAGGTGTTTGTGGTGTAGCCGGTGGTGACGGAACTCCTAACTCTGGTGTCAAGATTATGTCTTGCCAGGTATTCTCCGGTCAGAACAGTGTAACCTTGGCAGGCGAGGCAAGAGCCATCAAATATGCTGCCGATAATGGTGCAGTCATCCTGCAGTGCAGTTGGGGTTACAACTCTTCAGAGTCTAGTATCATCAATGGTTATACTCCTGGACCTGCTACCGAGAAGGAGTGGGCAGAGACTTATCCTTTGGAGAAGGAGGCTTTGGATTACTTCATCAACAATGCCGGTTCGCCTAATGGTGTCATCGACGGCGGTATTCCAGTCTTCGCAGCCGGTAACGAGTATGCTGGCAATCCTGCTTTCCCAGGTGCTTACTCTAAGTGCGTCTGCGTATCTTCAGTAGCTGCCGACTTTACTCCAGCCTGCTACACCGATTTCGGTTCGCTCGTAACCCTGAGTGCTCCTGGTGGCGACTTGGAATATTACAGCAAGATTGGCGAGCAGGAAGATGAATACTGGGCAGAGACGACAACCGAGCAGAAAGGTGCTGTGCTCTCTACGATGATCAAGAACGGTCAGCCTGCTTACGGCTACATGGAGGGAACCTCTATGGCTTGTCCTCACGTTTCGGGTGTGGCTGCCTTGGGTCTCGCTTATGCTGCCAAGACGAACCGTCATTATCGTGCTGCCGACTTCGTAGCCCTGATGAAGAAATCTGTAAAGGAACTGGATAGTCATTATCAGAATGGTGCAACCAAGACCTACTACATGAACCATACTACCGTAGGTGCTTCGCCTGAGATCGTACAGCTCTCTAAGTACATCGGCAAGATGGGTGCTGGTCTGATTGATGCAGCTAAGCTCTTGAATAAAATCAAGAACAAGGAACTCAGTTCTGATATGAAGTTGCCTAACGTGTATGTGGGCATCGAGAAGACTGTTTCTCTCAACCTCGCTGCATATTTCGCAGGTCAGACAGAGAAATTCTCTTGCTCTGTAGTGAATGGCAGTGTAGCTTCTGCTTCGGTAGATGGCAAGACGCTCATCGTGAAGGGACTCGCTGCCGGAAGCACATCGCTCACCGTAACAGCTGCCGATGGTACCAGCCAGACTGTAGTTGTGACCGTTAGAAAGAGTGCCGGTAACAATGGTTGGATGTAA